In one window of Cytophagia bacterium CHB2 DNA:
- a CDS encoding DEAD/DEAH box helicase, with protein MNKLEDLLPHAAVRGILPDALITVVNTQWFGSEALELTYKDPSGRVANVLLYRHDEPRLKVVEQGRPWSFDGDGSLFRLVSEAHRIRLAHLFDPVLAVHTSIVEPLPHQITAVYEVMLPRQPLRFLLADDPGAGKTIMAGLLMKELIARGDLQRCLVVCPGSLAEQWQDELYRRFHLPFEILTNDKLEAARTGNWFLETNLVIARLDKLSRNEDVQDKLMAPDCRWDLIVCDEAHKMSATFFGGETKYTKRYRLGQLLSTLTRHFLLMTATPHNGKEEDFQLFMALLDGDRFEGRFRDGVHAVDVTDLMRRMVKESLLKFDATPLFPERIAYTVAYKLSDAEAQLYKEVTDYVRDEFNRAEALQNDKRAGTVGFALTILQRRLASSPEAIYQSLRRRRERLESRLREQELLQRGAEVTPILAIPESLLDAEDIEDLEDAPDHEVEAAEEEVLDQATAARSITELKAEIEILKRLEALALAVGRSGEDKKWRELASLLNEIFMPMTTAGHESDGNSPFRNADATSKPVRAPHQKLVIFTEHRDTLNYLQNRITGLLGRHEAVVIIHGGMG; from the coding sequence ATGAACAAACTCGAAGACTTACTTCCCCACGCCGCGGTGCGCGGCATCCTGCCCGACGCCCTGATTACGGTCGTCAATACCCAGTGGTTCGGCTCCGAAGCGCTGGAGCTAACCTACAAAGACCCGTCCGGCCGCGTCGCCAATGTTCTGCTCTATCGCCACGATGAGCCTCGGCTCAAGGTCGTAGAGCAGGGAAGGCCCTGGAGCTTCGACGGCGACGGCAGTCTCTTCCGGCTCGTCTCGGAAGCGCATCGCATTCGTCTCGCTCATTTGTTCGATCCGGTCCTGGCCGTTCATACTTCGATTGTTGAGCCGTTGCCCCACCAGATCACTGCGGTTTATGAAGTCATGCTGCCGCGCCAGCCGTTGCGTTTTCTGCTCGCCGATGATCCCGGCGCCGGCAAAACCATCATGGCCGGGCTGTTGATGAAAGAGCTGATCGCCCGCGGTGATCTTCAACGTTGTCTCGTCGTGTGTCCGGGCAGCCTTGCCGAACAGTGGCAGGACGAATTGTACCGCCGCTTTCATTTGCCCTTCGAAATTCTCACCAACGACAAGCTGGAAGCCGCGCGCACCGGCAACTGGTTTCTGGAAACGAATCTCGTTATCGCGCGCCTCGACAAACTCTCCCGCAACGAAGACGTGCAGGATAAGCTCATGGCGCCGGATTGCCGTTGGGACCTCATCGTTTGCGACGAAGCGCACAAGATGTCAGCCACGTTCTTTGGCGGCGAGACCAAGTATACCAAGCGCTACCGGCTGGGACAACTTCTTTCCACGCTCACCCGGCATTTCCTGCTCATGACCGCGACCCCGCACAACGGCAAGGAAGAAGACTTTCAGCTTTTCATGGCGCTGCTCGATGGCGACCGTTTCGAGGGCCGTTTCCGCGATGGCGTACATGCCGTGGACGTCACCGATCTCATGCGGCGCATGGTCAAAGAGAGTCTGCTCAAGTTCGATGCCACGCCGCTCTTTCCCGAACGCATTGCCTACACCGTTGCCTACAAGCTCTCCGACGCGGAAGCGCAGCTCTACAAGGAAGTCACCGACTACGTGCGAGATGAATTCAATCGCGCTGAGGCCCTGCAAAACGATAAGCGTGCCGGCACCGTCGGATTTGCGCTCACCATCCTGCAGCGCCGTTTGGCCTCCTCGCCCGAGGCGATCTATCAATCGCTGCGCCGGCGCCGGGAGCGACTCGAGAGCCGGCTGCGTGAGCAGGAGTTGCTCCAGCGCGGCGCCGAAGTCACGCCCATTCTGGCCATTCCCGAAAGCCTGCTTGATGCCGAGGATATCGAAGATCTTGAAGACGCACCCGACCACGAGGTCGAAGCCGCTGAAGAAGAAGTGCTGGACCAAGCCACGGCGGCGCGCTCGATCACTGAATTGAAAGCAGAAATCGAAATACTCAAGCGCTTGGAGGCGTTGGCGCTTGCTGTTGGACGAAGCGGCGAAGACAAGAAATGGCGCGAGTTGGCGAGTCTGCTTAACGAAATCTTCATGCCAATGACAACGGCCGGCCACGAAAGCGATGGCAATTCCCCCTTTCGCAACGCGGACGCCACCTCAAAGCCGGTGCGGGCACCGCATCAAAAGCTGGTGATCTTCACTGAGCACCGCGATACGTTGAATTATTTGCAAAATCGCATCACCGGGCTGCTCGGCCGGCACGAGGCGGTTGTCATCATTCACGGCGGCATGGGCC